A stretch of the Notamacropus eugenii isolate mMacEug1 chromosome 2, mMacEug1.pri_v2, whole genome shotgun sequence genome encodes the following:
- the LOC140524307 gene encoding ankyrin repeat domain-containing protein 26-like, which yields MRIVSQQVTSFYRRNYEEKEKLLKQVDETKSKVPLRNEKEKYLQKKKEIIQYEVAMHQMELHAVKIKDKRTRKHHTEETEALKEKIEELQQKLQLNKEALRKIGFQCRRRIIVLKAQNAMLNSKLQNAEQNIEKLEDDGASYASRLIKIVGKYELSKLAIEDSFEGKRDEWLHLKDKLNHDLCSLREDNGVLSEKLSKTASRAKSLENELDHVHESLREKTYILENTQRELKHAE from the exons ATGAGAATAGTTTCACAACAAGTTACATCATTTTATCGAAGGaattatgaagagaaggaaaaactactGAAGCAAGTAGACGAAACCAAAAGTAAA gTTCCTCTTAGGAACGAAAAGGAAAAATACctgcagaaaaaaaaggaaatcatacaGTATGAAGTTGCCATGCACCAAATGGAATTACACGCAGTAAAAATTAAGGATAAGCGCACCAGAAAGCACCacacagaagaaactgaagcgtTGAAAGAAAAGATTGAGGAGCTTCAACAGAAATTACAATTAAATAAAGAAGCGTTAAGAAAAATCGGATTTCAGTGCCGTCGACGAATAATCGTTCTGAAAGCTCAGAATGCCATGCTGAACTCTAAACTGCAGAATGCAGAACAAAACATTGAGAAACTAGAGGACGATGGGGCATCATACGCGTCCAGGTTGATTAAAATCGTTGGCAAATATGAGTTATCAAAATTAGCCATTGAGGATTCCTTTGAGGGTAAaagagatgagtggcttcatTTAAAGGACAAACTAAACCATGACTTGTGTAGTCTAAGAGAGGATAACGGTGTCCTTTCTgaaaaactctctaagactgcaagtagagccaagagtttagaaaatgagtTAGACCATGTCCATGAATCCCTCAGAGAGAAGACATACATTttagaaaacacacagagagaactgaagcaTGCTGAATAG